A single region of the Fusarium keratoplasticum isolate Fu6.1 chromosome 7, whole genome shotgun sequence genome encodes:
- a CDS encoding 2-nitropropane dioxygenase-like protein yields the protein MLYPDRIQTSLTELLGIRHPVLLAGMNVAAGPKLAAAVTNAGGLGVIGGINYTPEMLRDQISELKSSLLDKKAPFGVDLLIPQIGGSARKTNKDYTKGKLNELVDIIIESGAKLFVSAVGVPPKAVVEQLHRAGILYMNMVGHPKHVQKCLDLDVDIICAQGGEGGGHTGDIPTTVLVPAVMNLVRDKQSSFTRQAVQVVAAGGIHDGRLLAATLMMGASAVWVGTRFILTNEAAAPASHKEAVRGAGFDDNIRTTIFTGRPMRVRKTPYVVSWEEDRQTELKELLSQGVVPAEADLDRLMEDESSNEEEILDQVYPKMMGQCAAVISEQKPAADVVQDLVDTAVIALMQNFEIVVKL from the exons ATGCTATACCCAGATAGAATTCAGACGTCTCTCACCGAGCTCTTGGGTATTAGGCACCCCGTGCTCTTGGCCGGCATGAACGTGGCAGCCGGACCGAAGCTAGCAGCCGCAGTAACGAACGCAGGGGGACTGGGGGTTATTGGAGGAATCAACTACACGCCCGAAATGCTCCGCGATCAGATTTCAGAGCTGAAGTCATCTCTTCTAGACAAGAAAGCACCTTTTGGCGTGGATCTGCTCATCCCTCAAATTGGAGGTAGCGCACGCAAGACAAA TAAGGATTATACCAAGGGCAAGCTGAATGAGctcgtcgacatcatcatcgagtCAGGTGCAAAGCTGTTTGTTTCGGCAGTAGGGGTCCCACCCAAAGCAGTCGTTGAACAACTCCACAGGGCCGGTATTCTGTACATGAACATGGTGGGCCACCCGAAGCACGTCCAAAAgtgccttgacctcgacgtAGATATCATTTGCGCGCAGGGTGGCGAGGGAGGCGGACACACTGGCGACATACCGACGACGGTATTGGTCCCTGCCGTCATGAATCTCGTCCGAGACAAGCAAAGCTCCTTTACGAGACAGGCGGTGCAAGTTGTAGCTGCTGGGGGCATCCACGACGGCCGACTTCTTGCCGCTACTCTCATGATGGGTGCCAGCGCTGTCTGGGTCGGGACACGCTTCATTCTTACTAATGAGGCAGCCGCACCCGCGAGCCACAAAGAGGCGGTTCGCGGAGCAGGATTTGACGACAACATCCGAACCACCATCTTTACCGGGCGACCTATGCGGGTGCGGAAAACTCCGTACGTTGTGAGTTGGGAGGAAGATCGTCAGACAGAGCTGAAAGAGCTGCTATCGCAGGGGGTCGTTCCTGCCGAGGCAGACCTAGATAGGCTTATGGAAGACGAGTCCAGcaatgaggaggagattcTCGACCAGGTTTATCCAAAGATGATGGGGCAGTGTGCAGCTGTGATTAGTGAACAGAAGCCAGCGGCAGATGTTGTGCAGGATCTTGTCGACACGGCTGTAATTGCTCTAATGCAAAATTTCGAAATAGTAGTAAAGCTTTGA